Within the Macaca nemestrina isolate mMacNem1 chromosome 5, mMacNem.hap1, whole genome shotgun sequence genome, the region ttcatttactaGCGTTGTCTTCCTACAGGAGCCATCAAGTGGTATTTACTTTCAGAGTTTATGGCTAAAcatcttgtttgtttttcatctttttatttttttttagatggcatctcgccctgtcacccaggctggagcgcagtggcacaatctcggctcaccacaacctctgcctcccaggttcaaatgattcttctgccctagcctccgagtagctgggactacaggcgtgtgccaccacgtctggctaatttttttgtatttttagtagagatggggtttcaccatgttagccaggatggtcttgatctcctgacctcgtgagccacctgcttcagcctcccaaagtgctgggattacaggcgcgagccaccgcgcttggccttgtttttgatttttaaaaagtgaaagatttACACAATCTGAAGAGTAATCAGAGTTTAttgtttctgacttttaaaagctATCTTAATTTATTAGCATTACCCCCAGTGACAAATTAAGCCATGAATGGATACTTCATCTTTTACGTTGCCATTTTTCTGGACGGAGGGACAGAGAGTGTGTTCTGTTCGGACAGAGTATGTTATATTTATACATGTTACCAAGAATTTCACAAACTGGGAGACAGTACACATTCAATAAGATTTAGCTAATAAAGAATAAGTTAATGAATAAATGGACAGAGGAACGAATGAGCCATTTTAAAGAGATATTAGTTTACCGTTCAGTGTGACAAGTATGTAGACCTACAGGATAAATTAGATGAGTTAGTGTCTTTAAGAAGTGTCTTTCAGCCAAAAACTTATGATATATCCTTTACCATATAATAAACAATATTATTCATTATGGTTACCATTTTTCTTTGCTGTGACTATTTTTAGCTTCATTTAAGGTTTATTCAATAACCAAAAACTTTTTTAGCCTAAGTCTTTGCAATATTGCCCTTCTCTTTCTGTATACATCAATAGTCAATTCATAATTTAGCACACTGTTAGAAATATTTCcaacatttttgaaataatctCCTCATAACTaatcacacacacatttatttatgttgaAACCACAGTTGGCAATTgtcatggaaataaaatatagaattgtAAAAGACCAAAGTGGCACTGATCAAAAACTTTATCTCAAGACAATATTTCagaactaaataataaaaagagcaaCAAATGTGAGACTGAACTATTCCATGTTTTGTGAGCTGttagaacaaaaataaatcacaaagaaGCAGGGAAACCACCTTTCAAGATGGACGAGACCctaggaaaaacaacaacagccaACATGATTTCCCTGTCAcatcccccactcccaccccattAGTCTCTTCACTGCTCCTCTTACATCCTTGTTTCTGAGAGTGTAGATTAGAGGGTTAAGACTAGGTGTGACAACAGTATAAAAGAGGGCAATGAACTTGCCTTGATCAGGAGAATTTTCTGATGGTGGCTGGAGATATATGCACATGACTGGAATGAAAAAGAGAGATACAACCATAAGATGGGCTCCACATGTCCTAAACACTTTCTGAAGCCCAGTGGTTGATTGCATGCTCAGTACAGCCCAGGCAATGGCACCATAGGAAGTGAGAATGAGAATGAGAGGTATAAGAACAAAAATAGAGCTCATGACCATGAGGATCAGCTCATTTGCATGGGTGTCAACACATGATAAATGCAGAAGTGCTGGAACTTCACAGAAGAAATGATCCACTAGGCGATGTCCACACAGAGATATCCAGAAAGTATAGGAGGAATGAAGTGCTGAGGTAGTAAAACCACTTACCCAAGAAGCCGCAGCCAACAAGCAGCAGAAACGAGGGTGCATGAGGACAGTGTAATGCAAAGGTCTACACACAGCTGCATAACGGTCATAGGACATCACCACCAGTAGGACACACTCTGCAATTCCCAGTGCGAGAACAAAGTAAAGTTGAACCATGCAACCAGCATAAGAGATGGTCTTTTCCGGGCCCCAGAGGTTGACCAGCAACTGAGGGATAGAGCTGGTGGTGTAGCAGATATCCAGAAACGAGAGGTTTGAAAGGAAGAAGTACATGGGAGTGTGGAGATGGGAGTCCAGGTATGACAGGATGATGATGAACAGGTTTCCTGTCAGTGTCATTAGGTAGAAGATCAAGATAACCACAAACAGAACTACTTCCAGATGAGGCCAATTAGAAAATCCAAGTAGAATAAAGAAGTCTTCAGAACTTATGTTTTTTTCCatcatcattcatttttttcttgtacctAAAGAAAGAATCACATAAACTCAAAGTCTGTCCATGCATTGTCAATTGCTCACTTGCAAACAGACTGAGCACAAATCCCACTTCTAGACAGTATGCATCATCATGTCAGTAGAATTTTTATACAGTTCCCTTTACATGCTTCATTGAGATATTTATCCAGCTGTGGATACAAGCAATAGCTTCTCAAGTTGCTGAGTTCTTTTATATCCATCCCTGAGTTAATATTTGGATTAATGAAGACTATGATATTCTATAATCAGGAACACAAtaactatgaaaaataattttttactttaaaaagttaatttgattatttttatattttcaggctATTTCCAATTTTGCAATTACAGAGAAAGGAATAACAGCAGTCTTAATAATCTTACTTACAGATAGGAATTTCCCATATTAAAAAGCAATTAGGCAGtcactttaaaatattaactgaaaagaaataattgaatgattatagaaaaaattaactgcTATTTACTTATGCTAGCAGTTTATTTCTagacaaataatacaaaaatgaaagtttaaacaGAATATGCACAAACACACCAACTTATAAAAATTCACAATATACACAAAGCCGATTAATAAAGCAAAATAGAGTAATCGGTGATAGAATGCTTCCAAAGGTGAATGAGACTATATTACTGGAAGATATAAAGATTACAGAGTCTGACAAAAACACAGGTTGGTAAGAGAGAAAGGGACAGTGTTTGGATGCACAACAGTGAAGAGGAGGTCTGAATGTGGTATTTGAAGTTGAAAGAATGTATAACAGGATTGTTTGACAGGGACAAGAAGACTTAAACATGGTTTCTACAAAATTTTATATGCTTTAGGCCAATAACTGAACTATACTTTAAATTCTGAGTCAcaatttataatttgtattttctggggtttctacaattttttttttttttttttttttttttttttctggagatggagtctcgctctgtcgcccaggctggagtgcagtggccggatctcggctcactgcaagctccgtctcccgggttcacgccattctcctgcctcagcctcccgagtagctgggactacaggcgcccgccacctcgcccggctagttttttgtattttttagtagagacggggtttcactgtgttagccaggatggtctcgatctcctgacctcgtggtccgcccgactcggcctcccaaagtgctgggattacaggcttgagccaccgcgcccggcctggtttctACAATTTTTAATGGAGCTTCTGAACAGACATTAATATTAGTAGAAAGATACATGAGCATTGTATAAAATCCAGAAAATTCACcttgtagttatttttaaaaaataaagaagaaattcaaatatGCTTTGATAGTTTGATTTTCAGTTGCTTATTTTCTCTTGCACACTACCAATCTTGCATGAGAAAGATAAACACTCTTTTATGATACAGTTTTTGCAATAAAATACAGGAACCCAGCATTTCAATATTCCTAAATAGCATTGCCATCCCCCTTCTGCTCCCCTCCTGCCACAGCCAACTCTTCCTCTTGTACTCTCTGATAAATTCGGCAAaagagactgggtgtggtggctcatgcctgtaattccagcattttgggaggccgaggcaggtggaacacttgaggtcaagagttcgagaccagcctgaccaacatggtgaaacaccgtctctactaaaaaatacaaaaattagccaggcatggtggtggacacctgtaataccagctactctggaagctgaggcaggagaatcacttgaacctgggagacggaggttgcaatgagctgagatcgcaccattgccctccagcctgggtgacagagcaagactctgtctcaaaaaaataataatgattggccgggcgcagtggctcaagcctgtaatcccagcactttgggaggccgaggcgggcggatcacaaggtcaggagatcgagaccacagtgaaaccccgtctctactaaaaatacaaaaaattagccgggcgcggtggcgggcgcctgtagtcccagctactcaggaggctgaggcaggagaatggcgggaacccgggaggcggagcttgcagtgagccgagatcgcgccactgcactccagcctgggcaacagcgtgagactccgtctcaaaaaataataataataataataatgataataaggcAAAAGACAAATTTATCTACACCCGACTCACCTTCAGTGTTTTGAAAAACTTTTAATACTCAAATATTGTAATCTTGACTCTTGAAAAAGATGTAAGGAGTTGCCTAGTTGATCGAGTTACAGCTGGAGAGCTAGGAACATTAAACTCGGGCCAAATCTATGCAAATGCTCCAGACAGGTACAAAGATACTGTACATTTTTCCATATTGTTGATAATGGAATGAGCATTAACCTTTTGAGAAATCATGGGAAAAttccaagaatttttttaaaatctccctaGGATTAAAGGTAATATGCCATAAGATACTTGAACTCAAATGCTGTGTATACTTTTGCTGATGTAgacctaattttcttttctattgcagcTGCCTGCGTTCCTTATTACAGTAATTAAAAAGTGGAATCTGATACCTATCTGTTGTATGACTCATCTTTCAGTATTCCTCCAGAGTTGATAAAAGGGATAGGAAATAAGggacaaaaaaaacccagaactcATGTAGAGAAAAGTTTGCAGCTTCGATTTTCTTCTTGGTGGAAAAGAGGGAAATGAAGACCCTATCAAATGTAGCTTCTATGAGCTGTGGAATAAAATACCTTCTCTCTCTTCTAAATCAAACACTGTAGGGAAAATGGATGGTTGAGTGTCTCTTCCCTCCCCAGTTATTATTAAGAGACATTTTGCCAACTTGTGTCACATCCATTCCTTTATACTATATctggtttgttttcttaatttttcattgaccagtaataattgcatatatttatggagtacattgTAATGTtttgatgtatatatacattacagAATGATTATATTAAGCTAGTTAatacatccatcacctcacatcCATCATATTTTTgtagtaagaacatttaaaatctacactttctgcaattttgaaatatggaaGCTGTCTACCCCTTAAGAAGTGCACCAACTTCTTTCAGTACTGACCTTCCTGTGCTTGTCCCTGTTTCCTGTCACTCTCCTCCTGACCTATGACCTCATCATGTATAAACTGACGAAGGGGCTCTCTGGTTGCCGTACAACCTAAAAACATCAACCTAATTGCCTTCTTATAACATTTTTGCCAATGTTTTAAATCTAACTATGGACAACAGAGTCTGGAAATAACTGTGATTGTCATTGCTACAGAAAAGACAGCCTGAGTTTCTCCAAAAGATCTGCTTTTTAGCAGAATGTGGGAATACTTTAGGGCATTCAAGGTATCACGGGATGGACCCTTTATCCCAGAGCAAATGCAATCTTtatggaaacaaaaagaataatggGATACTCTTTCACTGATTGGGGCCTTTGGGAGTATAAATCCCAAAGCTGCAATTAATGCCCTTCAAGGAGTTGTCCTGATGTGATGTTCTCAGTACAAAACTCTTCACAGAAATATCTTCAGCATGATGTTATAGTCTTACTGAGATGACAGTGAATTTATCACCAACAAACATGGGAAAAGATGCTGTGAGTTATATTTACAACGAAAGGAACAGGTTTGACTGAGCTGTCTGATTTTTTCAGTTTCCTATGGGGCTAAGGGTCAAATTTACAAGACAACTGGAAAAAAAGGAGAGACTTGAAAGCCATTcaacagaaaaactaaaatacaTAAAGACTAAACTGTTCCTTATTAATGAGGTGCTCTTTGAGACTGACCTATATTATTTATGCCTTCCCAGTTGTCTTTTAAATTCAATTCCAAGATTTTTCCTGCAACaggtgaaaaaaatcttaaatattactccagtcttttattattttaattgacaaataacaattttatatatttattaggtACAATGTGATCTGttgagatatatatgtgtgtgtgtgtgtgtgtgtgtgtgtgtgtgtgtgtacaatatGGAATGATTAAGTCCAGTTAACACAGTCATCACCTCACTTATTTTTCTtatagtgagaacatttaaaatctacttgtTTAAAATCCCCCCTTTCTCCATCCCCTGCCCCGCTAGGTAGCTATCATTCTATTCTGTACCTGTATGAgtttaacttttttagattccacatatgagtgagatcatgtggtatttgtcttttgtgtctggcttctttcacttcgtATAATGTCCTGCAGGTTCATGAACGTTGTTGTAAAGAcagaatttccctttttctttaaggctgaatagtattccattttatatagatactgtggtacatatatatatgtcgcATTATAtcccttttatatatttatctgtttatccattgatggacatttaaggtCCTTCCACATCtcagctattgtgaaaaatgctacaatgaacatgacAGTGCAAATATCTGTAGTGAATTCTTATGATTTTATGTTGCCTCAGCGTTCATTTTCAATCTATAGTTGAAATTTCTCATACCAGAAACAGGGCTTAGCCACCCTTATCACAATTTTGAGTTCTCCTCTCCTCCCAGTTTCTCAAGGTGGTCAATCCAGATATTTGGCCTCTTGGTTTCCACCTCCCTATGGGACACCTAGATAAAACCTGCTTGACTTACCCCACTGATCCCCACACCCCACATAGACCGCAGATTTGTGGCAGTGAACACCTCTCAATACAACATGACTCCCAAGAACTCGGGCCTGCTTGCTCTAAACCCACCAATCAGTTACTCTCTGCTTGGGTAATGCTGTGTACCCCAATAAGGGCTTTGGCCTTCTCGGCTGtcactcactctctcttgctACCCACCCACTGGTTGAGCATGCATGTCTCTGCGGCCTGCCCCTTCTCCCATTATACCTGTGAGGAAAGTTACCCTCTTCTCTCTGGATCTTTAAGTAATAAAACTACTTCTATTACATGTTTTGTTTACTTGCCTCTCACCTGACTGACACAACTGAAACTAACTTCTTTTGTGGACAAGGCTCTCTTAGAGAGTGGTGATCTTGGTAGGAATGAACTGGACAGTAGTCAGGCAAGAGCCACAAGTGTGTCTGCCAGTGAAAACAAGTTCCAGTGAGAGGGACACCTGGTCATAAATAGGATAATTAGGCATTAGCTCTCCATCAGGATAAGGAAGTATTCCGTGAAAAGAACACCGAAAACATCCACAACCACAACCACCTCCACTGGAGCCCATCAGAGGCAGGCTAGAGTTTCTAGCCACTCTTCAAAGAGAGACATTAAAACGAAATTAGAGGAAaatctgacctttttttttttgagatagagtcttgctccgtagcccaggctggagtgcagtggcacaatctcagttcacggcaaacttcacctcccaggttcaagcaattatcctgtctcagtcacctgagtagctgggactacaggtgcaaaccacaccctgctaatttttttgtatttttagtagagatggggtttcaccatattggtcaggctggtctctaacatATTTGTAACATACAAATTTCAATCTCTTTGGCTATGTACCCAGAAatgtgattgctggattatatggtaattctatctttagttttttgaggaatctccatgctGATTTCAATAATgcctgtattaatttacattcctgccattAGTATATAAGGATTCCCCACATCCTTGTCAGTACTTATTACCTTTTAGTTtattgataatagtcattctaacaggtatgaggtgatatctctttgtggctttaatttgcatttccctgatgactagtgatattGAAAAATTTTTGTATATAGCTATTGGTCTTTTGAAAGATGTCCATTCAAGTCCATTGCTCAGTTTTAAatggggttctttgttttcttgctaaCAAATCAAGTTGTTTgcatttcttacatattttggatattagccatgtatgatttgtaaatattttgtccCAGTCTATGTGTTGTCTCTTCAATCTGTTATTTACTTTGTTGTAGGGAAGCTTTTGGTTTGAAGTAATCCCGTTTGGCTACTTCTGCTTTGGTTTCCCGAGCTTTTGAGATCATCACCAAGAAAGTATTGCCAAGATTAATTTCAAGGAcatttttccctatgttttcttctagtagttttacatttTCAGGTCTCGAATTTAAATCTTTAAACCATTTTTAGTGGACTTTGCACATATGGTGTGAGATAAtggttcaatttcattcttctgtatgtgggTATTCGATTTCcccagcattatttattaaagaaactgtcctttccccataGTGTGCTTATTCTTGGCATCTTTGGTAAAAATCAATTAATCACAAATACATGAGTTTATGTCTGGGCTCTCTATCATGTTAcattggtccatgtgtctgttgtTATGCCAGTACTTTTCTGTTTTGAATACTataactttgtaatatattttgaatcaGGTAGTGTtatgcctccagctctgttctttttgctcaaaagTGCTTTAGCCACTTAAGATTTTTTgtcattccatatgaatttttgaattgctttttctatttctgtgaaacaAAAAGGTCATTAGAACTtttataggaattgcattgaatctgtataccACTTTCGGCAGTacagacattttaataatattaattcctCCAATCCATGAACCAtcaggttctgggcttttctttggtAGGAGACTTTTATCACTGATTCAACCTCCTTACTCAttagtctgttcagattttctattttttcgtGATTCATTCTTGTTATGTTTCTAGAAATCtaaccatttcttctagatcATCTTATTTGTTGGTGTTAAACTGTTCATAGTATTATTTATGATCTTTTGTACTTCTGTAGTTTCAATtttaatgtctcctctttcatttcttattttattagagtcttctttttctcttagttGGTCTactaaagttttgtcaattgtttttgtcttttcaaaaaccaaactGTTTTGTGAatgtgttcttttgttttgtagtctcttatttatttctgctctgatctttgttatttccttccttctgctaactttgggattcgtttgttctctttttctagtttcttgaaatGTAACATTAGGTTGTTTGTTtgggatctttcttcttttttaatataggcatttactactataaactttcctcctGCTAAGAACTTCTTTTGTTACCTCCCACAAGTTGTGGtacattgtgttttcattttcatctgtcttaagatattttttaatttctattttgatttcttcattaACCCATTGTTTATTCAAGAGCATGTTGGTTAATTTCCATGtttgtaatattttcagactttctcctattatttctattcatttctACTTTCATACttttgtggtcagaaaagatacttgatatgatttcaatcttccAATCTTCTTAAAATTGTTGAATCTTATTTTGTTACCTAATATTTGATCCTGGATAATGTCCCAtttgcacttgagaagaatgaatattctgttgctgttggatgaaatgttctatatatgtctgttaggtccatttggtctaaagtgtatGTCAAGTCCagtgtttccttattgatttttgtCTAGATGATAAGTCCACTGTTGAAAGTGAAGTATTGAAATCCtctgctattattgtattgcagtctatctCCTTTCAGGTCTACTAATACTTTCTTTATATGTTGAGGTTATCTtatattaggtgcatatatatttacaatggtTAAGTCCTTTTAATGatttgacccttttatcattatgtaatgacctttgtctcttttaacaGTTTTGGACTTAAAGTTCATCTAAGTACAGCTACTCTTGTCTTTTGCTTTCCACTTGCACGAAATAATTTTTTCAATCAATCTGTGTTCTTCAAGTTAAAGTGAGCCTTTTACAGGCAGCCTGCATCTGCGTAttgttcttcagtttctttccaaTGCAAAGCATTTTAGTAGGTTGTCAAATGTACAATTATTAGAAAATCTAAATATTACCTGTAAAAACTAGTTACATCACATTAGATAATtctataaaataaggaaacaCGAATCACACATTGCCAATAACCTCTGCAGTCCAATAATACCCCCCATCGATAGTACAAATTACAAacgcatttttaaaataaagacatgatTTAGACATTTAAACCAAAGCAACCATAGCTAACCTAAATACATTTATTCCTCAAGTACAATAAATTAAGCATTGCTACTTATAGTCACTAACAACAAAATTTTAGGTTCAATTTTACCTAAAATTTCATAAATCTTCCAATACAGTTCCCATAGTAAAGTGTCTTTGTGTGTGCCATTTTAATTTATATGCAGGTGAATCATATACCAGACTTAAGACAATTTCACTTCATAATTAAATTGTTCATACATATATATTGAAAGTGAATACCCGGCCAAAATTTAATCCCAAAGATGACAAaatgtaaaattgttttaaattcttgaaTGCATATACTGATTTGTTTAATTGCCTGTGTACtacttttttaaattagagactATCAAAGTAAGTaatgagaatttaaatattaactcaaaaaaaGATGAAGGCTTCAACCTTCCTACAATAGTAGCAAgcattttaaataacaatacCAGGAGTCTGTAAGCTAAAAAGTAACTTTATATTCattgcaaaatttaaaataccagTGAATTGAAGATAAGATTAAGGTCTAAAATATTTGTACTAAATtgtaaaatacagtttaaaatacGCAGTTAATTTGCTTGTGGACATGTAATGGTATGTTTTTCAACAGTAATGTTATGTTAAACACTACTTTAAATGGTCACTCTAAGTAAACATAACCTTACTagcaagaaaagtgaaaaattaaggCTTTCATGCTATCTATATCTACTACGCAAAGTCAAAAATCAAATAGAGCTTACAATGcagcaaaatattatttctaacttCTGTGACATTAGCTGCTTCATCTCAACTCAATACTTACTATCATATCTTTATACAAACTCAAATGCTAGTTATCTTTATTATccataaatacaaattaaactaaagaacttctgcacagcaaaagaaactagcagtagaataaacagacaatttacagaaggggagaaaagattcacaaactatgcatacaacaaaggtctaatatccagaatctataaggaacttaaatcaacaaacaaaacataaccccattaaaaaattaacaaatgacaaaggatgaacagacacttctcaaaagaagacatacaggtgaccaataaacatatgaaaaaattgttcatcatcactaatcatcagagaaatgcaaatcaaaaccacagtgagataccatctcacaccagtcagaatggctgtcatttaaaagtcaaaaaacaacagatattgcAGAGGCTGAAGAGAAACGCGAACGCTTAATACACGGTTAGTGAGAATGAacattagttcagccactgtggaaagcagtttggagattttagtttgaagaactaaaaacagagctaccactggacccagcaattccattaccgCGTATTTAGTCAAAGGAAAATATATCTTTATACCAAAAGGACACAGGCACtcatgttcatggcagcactattcacagtagcagaTACATAGAcccaacctaggtgcccatcagtggtggattggatagACACAATGTGGAGCTCTGGCAGAGACCCGGGTGAGACACGCTGACCCTGGGCCTGCGGAGGGGCTGGCGGTTCAGGACCTCCCACAGCCTCTGCCCTGCAGGCTCCAGGCGCCCTCCCTGTGGCTCCCCTCGTGGGCCCAGGCCTGAAGCAGCCGTGAACCTCTCTTCCCTACCCCACCTCCGTGACTGATGGCCGCTCCTCTCTCAGCCCAGCCCCCGCCGGCCTCCAGGTCTCCCGGCCCAGCCCTGCAGGGCCTAAACTAAGCCCCTGCCGAGCCGCTAGGATGTAGCGCATTTGGGTGGCGGCCGGAGTGGCGGGCCGGGAAGCATGGCGACCGCCTCAACTCGCAGCGGAGGCCATTAGAGTGTGGAGGGCGCGGGAAGACGGGTCGCCTGCCACCAGGGCGCGGGCAGATTGAACCGCTCTGTCGCAACCGGGCGAGACCGACCTAGTCCTGACGACAAGGCACAACGGCATTAACGGCCGGAAGGTGAGCGGTGTCGCAGACAACGACGGATAGCGGCCATCTGGCCACTGGTCTTCCTTCTCTACCAGACCTGGAGGTGGGAAGAGAGAAGTGGTGGAACAACAGGCCACATTTGGCGCATTGGAGATGCCCGCTACCCTTTGGGAAGATTTAATTACTACCGTTTATAGAAGGCCTTCGTGTGTAATATGAGAAAGTGGCTCTCAACTTCCTCCGCCCCCaacttttaaatagaaaacatttgccaAATCTAGCCCTTCTAGATGGAAAAAGGTTGTGATGTATGATAGAGTTAGAAAATCACACATCTTATAAATTCTCAGTTGttcaaaaataaatcatagaaaatCGATGTCTTCTGGAAATGGCTTTTCGAAATGGAATTGTTGGACCACCTCTGGAAGCCATACCAGGAATGACAGACCCATCCACGTTTGTTCAGTGGGTTAGAGGACATGAAGAAGAAGAcctgagaagaaagagaaggttCTGTGCCAGACTAGTCATATTCAGAAGACTTTCTCATATTCTTTCCATTGTTTTGTGTGCATTTTATTCCCTACTACTGTATAGATCGTTGACAATGCTaaacttttttgaaatgtctagtCTTTCTAGATGTTCTGAAGTGCCTGATATATGTTTAAACTAGAAGTagtaaaataacacattttgtaAGTATCTTTTTGTTAAAATTCGTATGAAACGTTGTTTTGGGGGAATGGCCAAACCACCAGTTGAGTACTTTGCATTGTATTATGCACTGgttcaggagaggaggaggaggagaaggaggctgTGCAGAGAGCTCTGTGCCACCAGTGGACTTACAGTGAGACAATATTAACCATTGTATCTTATGTTTGtacattttgttttacttatctGTGTATAAAGTGTATATAGAGGAAAACAAGTCCTAATTTACATCTAGTGTTTCTAGATGTTATAGAGGTTGCCAGTGTATGACAAAAGTAgagttaataaaataatatttttgtatatttgtttttaaatttctaaggAAGATTGTCTTCTGAAAACTTGAGCATTCTTGCCTACTGGGTTGATGCAGATGGAAAGATTTCTAGGCCAGAATGTTCACATTTGGAAGACTCCTTCAAATTATAACTATTGTTACAGGTATGCAGTTTATTCAGGGCTGCAGTGTACATAGTGGACAGATTAACTTCTTACCTGAAGCCTCTAGTCTATTTAGATGTTTAGAAGGG harbors:
- the LOC105491592 gene encoding LOW QUALITY PROTEIN: olfactory receptor 2J1 (The sequence of the model RefSeq protein was modified relative to this genomic sequence to represent the inferred CDS: inserted 2 bases in 1 codon), which gives rise to MNDDGKXNISSEDFFILLGFSNWPHLEVVLFVVILIFYLMTLTGNLFIIILSYLDSHLHTPMYFFLSNLSFLDICYTTSSIPQLLVNLWGPEKTISYAGCMVQLYFVLALGIAECVLLVVMSYDRYAAVCRPLHYTVLMHPRFCCLLAAASWVSGFTTSALHSSYTFWISLCGHRLVDHFFCEVPALLHLSCVDTHANELILMVMSSIFVLIPLILILTSYGAIAWAVLSMQSTTGLQKVFRTCGAHLMVVSLFFIPVMCIYLQPPSENSPDQGKFIALFYTVVTPSLNPLIYTLRNKDVRGAVKRLMGWEWGM